The following coding sequences lie in one Phycisphaerae bacterium genomic window:
- a CDS encoding NAD-dependent malic enzyme, with translation MKRQSPSYSLTVRLRYPDKTGQLGRITSAIGEVEGMIGSVDLVEVRKEMIVRDITFNARDVEHGQHIVDRLHAMNDVEVLRVSDRTYLLHIGGKIQVQPRMAIKNRDDLSMAYTPGVARVCRSIQADPNAAFSLTIRRNTVAVVTDGTAVLGLGDIGPLAAMPVMEGKAMLFKEFGGVDAFPICLDTKDAEKIIETVTYLAPTFGGINLEDISSPRCVEIEERLAGRLDIPVFHDDQHGTAIVVLAALQNALTIVQKPMPDLCVTVCGAGAAGQAIVKLLQSVGVGSVVVCDRQGALNRDRDTSGNPVKRWLVEHTNPDQVSGSIGQAMAGTDVFIGVASADLITADDIKRMAPRPIVFALANPDPEIDPDLAATCAAVVASGRSDYANQINNVLCFPGLFRGMLDVRARRVTQEMKIAAARAIAGVISPRELTPDYIIPSVFDRRVAPVVAEAVSKAAQECGVASRDRRPPYTLQADGGHAF, from the coding sequence ATGAAACGTCAAAGCCCCTCCTACAGTCTCACGGTTCGTCTGCGATATCCCGACAAGACCGGTCAACTCGGCCGCATTACCTCCGCCATCGGCGAAGTCGAGGGCATGATCGGCTCGGTTGATCTTGTGGAAGTCCGCAAGGAGATGATCGTCCGCGACATCACCTTCAACGCCCGGGACGTCGAGCACGGCCAGCACATCGTCGATCGGCTTCATGCGATGAACGACGTCGAGGTGCTGCGGGTTTCGGACCGCACCTACCTGCTGCACATCGGTGGGAAGATCCAGGTCCAGCCGAGAATGGCCATCAAGAACCGTGACGATCTCTCGATGGCCTACACGCCCGGGGTCGCACGAGTGTGCCGATCGATCCAGGCCGATCCGAACGCGGCCTTCTCGTTGACCATTCGGCGTAACACGGTGGCCGTCGTCACCGACGGGACGGCGGTGTTGGGCCTGGGCGACATCGGTCCGCTGGCCGCGATGCCAGTGATGGAGGGCAAGGCGATGCTCTTCAAGGAGTTCGGCGGGGTCGATGCCTTTCCGATCTGTCTCGATACCAAGGACGCGGAGAAGATCATCGAGACCGTCACCTACCTTGCTCCGACCTTCGGCGGAATCAACCTGGAAGACATCTCCTCGCCCCGCTGTGTGGAGATCGAGGAACGACTCGCCGGGCGGCTCGACATCCCGGTCTTCCACGACGACCAGCACGGCACCGCGATCGTGGTGCTCGCCGCCCTGCAGAACGCCCTGACCATCGTCCAGAAGCCGATGCCGGACCTCTGCGTCACCGTCTGCGGAGCCGGAGCGGCCGGCCAGGCGATCGTCAAACTGCTCCAGTCGGTGGGCGTCGGTTCGGTGGTCGTCTGCGACCGGCAAGGGGCGTTGAACAGAGATCGCGACACCTCAGGCAACCCCGTCAAAAGGTGGCTGGTGGAGCACACCAACCCGGACCAGGTGAGCGGGTCCATCGGCCAAGCGATGGCGGGCACCGACGTGTTCATCGGCGTCGCCTCCGCCGACCTGATCACCGCCGACGACATCAAGCGTATGGCCCCCCGGCCGATCGTCTTTGCATTGGCCAACCCCGATCCGGAGATCGATCCCGACCTCGCGGCGACCTGTGCGGCGGTCGTGGCTTCCGGCCGTTCGGACTATGCGAACCAGATCAACAACGTGCTCTGCTTTCCGGGGCTGTTCCGAGGCATGCTCGATGTCCGCGCTCGGCGGGTCACGCAGGAGATGAAGATCGCCGCTGCCCGGGCCATTGCTGGTGTAATCTCCCCCCGAGAACTAACGCCCGACTACATCATTCCCAGCGTCTTTGACCGTCGCGTGGCCCCGGTCGTTGCCGAGGCGGTCTCGAAGGCCGCCCAGGAATGCGGCGTGGCCTCACGCGACCGCCGCCCGCCCTACACGCTGCAAGCCGACGGCGGCCACGCGTTCTGA